The following are from one region of the Methylophilus sp. DW102 genome:
- a CDS encoding CAAX prenyl protease-related protein yields the protein MMHLIDHWFTRAECARIFPFIGFILLLALQPWLVDLFTALGVAGQAAYLCRCLLALACLFYFKADYRELTDKPARAQIGLALLAGVLVFVLWVAPYPVWLGGSETQAIVAMPMQTGEDLFWLACRWAGSALVVPVIEELFWRSYLMRRLDANDFLTVSPAAVTTYAILLSSVLFAVEHQLWFAGLLAGLVYAWLYRHFQVLWVAIIAHVTTNALLGAWVVFGDHWQYW from the coding sequence ATGATGCATTTAATTGATCACTGGTTCACGCGCGCAGAATGTGCGCGCATCTTTCCGTTTATCGGCTTTATTTTGCTGTTGGCCCTGCAGCCTTGGTTAGTGGATCTCTTCACTGCGCTGGGGGTGGCGGGGCAAGCGGCGTATTTGTGTCGCTGCTTGCTGGCCTTGGCGTGCCTGTTCTACTTTAAAGCCGATTATCGCGAGTTGACCGACAAGCCTGCGCGCGCGCAGATAGGGCTTGCCTTACTGGCGGGGGTGCTGGTGTTTGTTCTGTGGGTTGCGCCTTACCCAGTCTGGTTGGGCGGGAGCGAGACACAAGCCATCGTGGCGATGCCTATGCAGACAGGGGAGGATCTGTTCTGGTTAGCGTGCCGTTGGGCGGGTTCTGCATTAGTGGTGCCTGTCATTGAAGAATTGTTCTGGCGTTCGTATCTGATGCGCAGGCTGGATGCGAACGATTTTCTGACTGTGTCACCTGCCGCAGTCACGACTTATGCAATCCTGCTAAGTAGCGTATTATTCGCTGTGGAGCATCAACTCTGGTTTGCAGGGCTGTTGGCAGGATTGGTATATGCCTGGTTATACCGTCATTTCCAGGTGCTCTGGGTCGCAATCATTGCGCATGTCACCACCAATGCGCTCTTAGGGGCGTGGGTAGTGTTTGGTGACCATTGGCAATATTGGTGA
- a CDS encoding EpsD family peptidyl-prolyl cis-trans isomerase, producing MMKKIALIVPALMLVMAGCSKHDEASKGGSQVVAKVNGSEITVHQLNFALSKLGKLDQSQVKAASEKVLQQMVDMELLKQKSVDEKLDRDPNVLQVLEATKQQVLAQAYMQKVAAKQATPSADEIQKFYDTHPELFSERNVYVIQEFAVKDGTQHVSEIEAGINAAKTPEDIAKWLQDNKYVFNVNASRKAAEQLPLELLKQLNALKAGDTLVVKSPQALVLLYLAKVDRQPVNFDNAKPVIQQFLVNSGQQTLIKNEVASLRKEAKVEFYGDFSKMTLNADTTAPAVPAAKPEPAAVAPTSPTEATHNQAIEKGLSGL from the coding sequence ATGATGAAAAAAATCGCATTGATCGTACCAGCACTGATGCTGGTAATGGCTGGTTGCAGCAAACATGATGAAGCCAGCAAAGGCGGCTCCCAGGTGGTTGCCAAAGTGAATGGCAGTGAAATTACCGTTCACCAGCTGAATTTTGCCTTGTCCAAACTGGGCAAGCTGGACCAGTCGCAAGTGAAAGCCGCGTCTGAAAAAGTGTTGCAGCAAATGGTAGACATGGAATTGCTCAAGCAAAAGTCTGTAGATGAAAAGCTGGACCGTGACCCGAATGTGTTACAAGTGCTTGAGGCCACCAAGCAGCAAGTGCTGGCGCAAGCCTATATGCAAAAAGTGGCGGCAAAGCAGGCCACCCCTTCAGCCGATGAAATCCAGAAGTTTTATGATACGCATCCAGAATTATTCAGTGAGCGTAATGTGTATGTGATCCAGGAATTTGCCGTGAAAGATGGCACACAACACGTCAGCGAGATTGAAGCAGGCATTAATGCCGCTAAAACGCCAGAAGATATTGCTAAATGGCTGCAAGACAATAAATACGTCTTTAACGTGAATGCCAGCCGCAAAGCCGCCGAACAGTTGCCACTCGAGTTGCTCAAGCAGCTTAACGCGTTGAAAGCGGGCGATACGCTTGTAGTCAAGAGCCCACAGGCGTTAGTTTTGCTGTATCTGGCTAAAGTCGATCGCCAACCGGTCAATTTTGACAATGCTAAACCAGTGATCCAGCAGTTCCTGGTCAACTCTGGGCAGCAAACACTGATCAAGAATGAGGTTGCGAGTTTGCGCAAAGAGGCCAAGGTCGAGTTTTATGGCGACTTCTCTAAAATGACCCTGAACGCTGACACCACTGCGCCTGCAGTCCCAGCAGCCAAACCAGAACCTGCAGCGGTTGCACCAACATCGCCAACAGAAGCCACACATAATCAGGCGATTGAAAAAGGTTTGTCCGGCTTGTAA
- a CDS encoding DUF4350 domain-containing protein, whose translation MANTTKDTSTVPPFNQRLAHWWQHQLVVPALLIVALGLGWLAWQFHATADTTHNHRNTLSAASQQVLHDLPGRIEIIAFCSNSPFKGRYFRKSIVALVQRYQQQHRGIHLQFIDPATAPTLAREWQIKKEGEMLIRYAGQQQRLYLPYTEEAFTNALLSLQHGERAPLQFLAAHALHDTHGTGLSQLAQALQNAGVPVLTGDLPATPAKTRPSLVLAGSDKPYSPAQIAAIRQHVQQGGNLVWLTVSPQAQGLQALAEELRLTISPGIVIDPVNRQFDIPLHDLSTQRYGARGPTQEFGLRTFFNQAHAIEHQRIPNDPWQSLPLVAAAEQGWASASYQPAHPAPSSMTFNATKDTPGPATLMLALEKPLASGNKQRILVIASPDFFSNQQIQRGGNLALSLQSLQWVVNNQPTVSLPVTPLRDTVIALPTQRTWLMLLFNGFQFGLPLVLLLAGGWAWRRKQRA comes from the coding sequence ATGGCTAATACAACCAAAGACACCTCCACCGTCCCTCCTTTCAACCAGCGTCTTGCCCACTGGTGGCAGCATCAACTGGTGGTGCCTGCGCTGCTGATTGTGGCACTGGGACTGGGCTGGCTGGCCTGGCAGTTTCATGCCACGGCAGACACCACACACAATCATCGCAACACCTTATCTGCCGCCAGCCAGCAGGTTCTCCATGACCTGCCGGGTCGCATAGAGATTATCGCCTTTTGCAGCAACAGCCCGTTCAAAGGCCGCTATTTCCGCAAGTCGATTGTGGCGCTGGTGCAGCGCTATCAGCAGCAACACCGCGGCATACACCTGCAATTTATTGATCCGGCCACCGCGCCTACGCTGGCCAGAGAGTGGCAGATTAAAAAAGAAGGCGAAATGCTGATCCGCTATGCCGGCCAGCAGCAGCGCCTGTATTTGCCTTATACCGAAGAAGCCTTTACCAATGCCTTGCTAAGCCTGCAGCATGGCGAACGCGCCCCGCTGCAATTTCTCGCGGCCCATGCATTGCATGACACGCATGGCACTGGCTTGAGCCAATTGGCACAAGCCCTACAAAATGCAGGCGTTCCCGTCTTGACCGGAGACCTGCCAGCCACGCCAGCGAAAACCCGACCTAGCTTGGTCCTTGCCGGGAGCGACAAACCCTACTCGCCTGCACAAATCGCGGCGATTCGCCAACATGTGCAACAAGGCGGCAACCTGGTTTGGCTCACCGTCTCGCCACAGGCACAGGGCTTGCAAGCACTGGCAGAAGAGCTGCGCCTGACCATTAGCCCAGGCATAGTCATTGATCCAGTCAATCGCCAGTTTGATATTCCCCTGCATGATTTAAGTACCCAGCGCTATGGCGCCCGCGGACCGACGCAGGAATTTGGCTTGCGCACCTTCTTCAACCAGGCGCACGCGATAGAGCACCAGCGCATCCCGAATGACCCGTGGCAAAGCCTGCCTCTGGTGGCAGCAGCAGAACAAGGCTGGGCAAGCGCAAGCTATCAGCCCGCACATCCAGCGCCCTCCTCCATGACCTTTAATGCCACCAAAGATACGCCCGGCCCGGCCACACTGATGCTGGCGCTGGAAAAACCCCTAGCCTCGGGCAACAAACAACGCATTCTGGTCATCGCGAGCCCAGACTTTTTTTCTAACCAGCAAATCCAGCGCGGCGGCAACCTGGCACTCAGCCTGCAAAGCCTGCAATGGGTCGTGAATAACCAGCCTACCGTCAGCCTGCCCGTGACGCCGTTACGCGATACCGTGATTGCATTACCGACGCAACGTACCTGGCTTATGCTGCTGTTTAACGGTTTCCAGTTTGGGCTGCCATTGGTCTTGCTGCTCGCTGGCGGATGGGCCTGGCGCAGAAAACAGCGTGCTTGA
- a CDS encoding ABC transporter permease subunit, giving the protein MILIIARKELRSLFATPMGWLVLAIFQAIVGTYYSLSFNQYFEIMQSAHWQVQRIGLTQFMAEGVFGVAAVLMLFVVPLVSMKLISEERKNQTMALLMSAPLSMTELILGKLLGILSYLSLLILSMVLMIALLLPWAEIDLPYLLTHAFGLWLLMLASSALGLYISCLTANPILAAFCSLTALTFWLLLDKFFSDDHQALFHDFSLMQHYRQFALGILNSYDILFFVLFAGFFVLLAIRRLHADRLYG; this is encoded by the coding sequence ATGATACTGATTATTGCCCGTAAAGAATTACGCAGCCTGTTTGCCACCCCCATGGGCTGGCTGGTGCTGGCCATCTTTCAGGCCATTGTTGGCACTTATTACAGCCTGAGTTTTAACCAGTATTTCGAGATCATGCAAAGCGCGCATTGGCAGGTGCAGCGTATCGGCCTCACCCAGTTTATGGCGGAAGGTGTGTTTGGTGTGGCAGCCGTGCTGATGCTGTTTGTGGTGCCGCTGGTAAGCATGAAGCTGATCAGTGAGGAGCGCAAAAACCAGACCATGGCCTTGCTCATGAGTGCACCACTCAGCATGACTGAACTGATCCTGGGCAAGCTGCTTGGCATCCTCAGCTATTTGAGTCTGTTAATTCTCAGCATGGTGCTGATGATCGCGCTGCTGCTGCCCTGGGCAGAAATTGACCTGCCCTATCTGCTCACGCATGCGTTTGGCTTATGGTTATTGATGCTAGCCAGCAGTGCGCTCGGGCTCTATATTTCTTGCCTGACCGCCAACCCTATCCTGGCAGCATTCTGCAGCCTGACCGCGCTGACTTTTTGGCTGTTGCTGGACAAGTTTTTCAGCGACGACCACCAGGCCCTGTTTCATGATTTTTCACTGATGCAACATTACCGCCAGTTTGCATTGGGCATTCTCAATAGCTACGACATCCTGTTTTTTGTCTTGTTTGCCGGCTTTTTTGTGCTGCTGGCGATCCGGCGTTTACATGCGGACCGACTGTATGGCTAA
- a CDS encoding response regulator transcription factor: MAKVMIADDHAMLRQGLRTMLEQANHQVTQDALSGEEACLLVEKNHPDLLILDLDMPGIGGLETLKRILHRKPQMRVLIFSMHDDCIYATRAIQAGARGYVTKTEPPEVVLEAVQKILKGGRYINNELAQSLSMYHLESQENPIQKLSPREFEVFRRIAQGEALAAIAKAMHIGYKTVANIQTSVRQKLGVETTGQLVHIAVRFGIIKGL, translated from the coding sequence ATGGCCAAAGTAATGATCGCAGATGACCACGCCATGCTCAGACAAGGCTTGCGGACCATGCTGGAGCAGGCCAACCACCAGGTCACGCAAGATGCATTGAGTGGCGAAGAAGCCTGCCTGCTGGTGGAAAAAAACCACCCGGACTTGCTGATCCTCGATCTGGACATGCCTGGCATAGGGGGGCTGGAAACGCTCAAACGCATTTTGCACCGCAAGCCGCAGATGCGCGTGTTGATTTTTAGCATGCATGACGACTGCATCTATGCCACGCGCGCGATTCAAGCAGGTGCACGCGGCTATGTGACCAAAACTGAGCCGCCAGAAGTAGTGCTGGAGGCGGTGCAGAAAATCCTCAAGGGCGGCCGCTATATCAATAACGAACTGGCACAGAGTTTGTCCATGTATCACCTGGAAAGCCAGGAAAACCCGATCCAGAAACTCTCGCCACGCGAGTTTGAGGTGTTCAGACGCATTGCCCAAGGGGAGGCGCTGGCAGCGATTGCCAAGGCCATGCATATTGGCTATAAAACCGTCGCCAACATCCAGACCAGTGTGCGGCAAAAGCTGGGCGTCGAAACCACTGGCCAGCTGGTGCATATTGCCGTGCGTTTTGGCATTATCAAGGGCTTGTAA
- a CDS encoding sensor histidine kinase produces MHSYHWSMPFFRVFHQLGHLSRASRDTLIVIAGVAVTFVLSSAFDLAERVNAWLLTYEYAQLDEVPLTLFVLVLLSVWFSQRRWREIHAEIQRRKQTEARLSSSQQLYKTLFDGDLTGNVVLDLEGNIGMHNRAFERICRPLSHNRNTRELFSFDWLPFIVQLQQQQEINFNKLQIRRPDGLPCYVSARFVYMAPSDNQAAQIHGYLVDMTEQCLVEQDLERTLKENRVLARHAMQVQEHERKYIASEIHDETGQYLTAIRMDALTLQKSTPEQAHVIAVRIASNTQHVQQSIRALIKHLRPPALDSLGLVGAIERLVSDWKKLNPRVDCHLMLDTGEHALNEDINIVAFRVTQEALTNIARHAQATEVWIDLQVIQRQDKWWLQIEVRDNGKGMDTSLATEGVGLVGMRERIESLHGSFKLMSGLQAGTLITGLLPLQAHPQALPASSLPTNPGVNDYATS; encoded by the coding sequence ATGCATTCATATCATTGGTCTATGCCATTCTTTAGGGTATTTCATCAGCTCGGCCATCTCAGTCGGGCCAGTCGTGACACGCTTATCGTGATCGCAGGCGTGGCCGTCACTTTTGTGCTGTCATCCGCATTCGACCTGGCAGAACGTGTGAACGCCTGGCTACTCACCTATGAATATGCGCAACTAGACGAAGTCCCACTGACCCTGTTTGTCTTGGTGTTGCTCAGTGTGTGGTTCAGCCAGCGCCGCTGGCGTGAGATTCATGCCGAAATCCAGCGCCGCAAACAGACCGAGGCGCGTCTGAGTAGCAGCCAGCAGCTCTATAAAACCCTGTTTGATGGAGATTTGACCGGGAATGTAGTGCTGGACCTGGAAGGCAACATCGGCATGCACAACCGCGCCTTTGAGCGTATTTGCCGCCCACTGAGCCACAACCGCAATACACGTGAGTTGTTCAGCTTTGACTGGCTGCCATTTATTGTGCAATTGCAACAGCAGCAGGAAATCAACTTCAACAAGCTGCAAATCCGCCGCCCAGATGGCCTGCCGTGTTATGTGAGTGCCCGCTTTGTTTACATGGCTCCCAGCGACAACCAGGCCGCACAAATCCATGGGTATCTAGTAGATATGACCGAGCAATGCCTAGTCGAGCAGGACCTGGAACGTACCCTGAAAGAAAACCGTGTGCTGGCGCGCCATGCCATGCAGGTGCAGGAACATGAGCGGAAATATATTGCCAGTGAGATTCATGACGAAACCGGGCAATACCTGACGGCGATCCGTATGGATGCACTCACCCTGCAAAAAAGCACGCCGGAGCAGGCGCATGTGATTGCGGTCAGAATCGCCTCCAATACGCAACACGTCCAGCAATCCATCCGCGCCCTGATCAAGCATCTGCGCCCACCCGCACTGGATTCACTGGGCCTGGTTGGTGCCATCGAGCGACTGGTGAGCGACTGGAAAAAACTCAATCCGCGCGTGGATTGCCATTTGATGCTGGATACCGGCGAGCATGCCTTAAACGAAGATATCAATATCGTGGCGTTTCGCGTGACGCAAGAGGCGCTGACCAATATTGCACGTCACGCCCAGGCCACCGAAGTCTGGATCGATTTGCAGGTGATCCAGCGTCAGGACAAATGGTGGTTGCAGATTGAAGTACGTGACAATGGCAAAGGCATGGATACTTCACTGGCCACCGAAGGCGTCGGCCTGGTCGGCATGCGCGAACGCATCGAATCCCTGCATGGCAGCTTCAAGCTCATGAGTGGCTTGCAAGCCGGCACCTTGATTACTGGCCTATTGCCCTTGCAGGCACACCCGCAGGCTTTGCCTGCCTCTTCCTTACCCACCAACCCGGGAGTCAATGACTATGCAACATCCTAA
- a CDS encoding methanol/ethanol family PQQ-dependent dehydrogenase, whose translation MKNNSTRAIVGALVGGLFASVSGLAFADADLDKALNTPGAWPVATGGYYSQHNSPLAQINKSNVKNVKAAWSFSTGVLNGHEGAPLVIGDMMYIHSAFPNNTYALNLNDPGKIVWQHKPKQDASTKAVMCCDVVDRGLAYGAGQIVKKQANGHVLALDAKTGKVNWEVEMCDPKVGQTLTQAPFVAKDTVLIGCSGAELGVRGAVNALDLKTGELKWRAFATGSDESIRLAKDFNKENPHYGQFGLGLKTWEGDAWKIGGGTNWGWYAYDPKLNLFYYGSGNPAPWNETMRPGDNKWTMTIWGRDLDTGMAKWGYQKTPHDEWDFAGVNQMVLTDQPVDGKMTPLLSHIDRNGILYTLNRENGKLIVAEKVDPAVNVFKKVDLKSGTPVRDPEFATRMDHKGTNICPSAMGFHNQGVDSYDPESRTLYAGLNHICMDWEPFMLPYRAGQFFVGATLAMYPGPNGPTKKEMGQIRAFDLTTGKAKWTKWEKFAAWGGTLYTKGGLVWYATLDGYLKALDNKDGKELWNFKMPSGGIGSPMTYSFKGKQYVGSMYGVGGWPGVGLVFDLTDPSAGLGAVGAFKELQNHTQMGGGLMVFSL comes from the coding sequence ATGAAAAACAATTCAACACGTGCCATTGTTGGCGCTTTGGTTGGAGGCTTGTTTGCCAGCGTTTCTGGTCTGGCATTTGCGGATGCTGACCTGGACAAGGCATTGAACACCCCAGGGGCTTGGCCTGTTGCAACCGGTGGCTATTATAGCCAGCACAACAGCCCGCTGGCACAAATTAACAAATCCAACGTTAAAAATGTGAAAGCAGCCTGGTCATTCTCTACCGGTGTGCTCAATGGTCACGAAGGTGCGCCATTGGTCATCGGCGACATGATGTATATCCACTCCGCTTTCCCAAACAACACTTATGCTTTGAATCTGAACGATCCAGGCAAAATTGTTTGGCAACACAAACCTAAGCAAGATGCTTCTACCAAAGCAGTGATGTGCTGTGACGTGGTAGACCGTGGTCTGGCTTACGGCGCGGGTCAAATCGTGAAGAAACAAGCCAATGGCCATGTACTGGCGTTGGATGCCAAAACCGGTAAGGTGAACTGGGAAGTGGAAATGTGTGATCCGAAAGTCGGTCAGACATTGACACAGGCACCGTTTGTCGCCAAAGACACGGTCTTGATCGGTTGTTCTGGCGCTGAGCTGGGTGTGCGTGGTGCGGTTAACGCACTGGACCTGAAAACAGGTGAACTGAAATGGCGTGCGTTCGCAACCGGTTCTGACGAGTCCATCCGTTTGGCAAAAGACTTCAACAAAGAAAACCCACACTACGGTCAATTTGGCCTGGGCCTCAAAACCTGGGAAGGCGATGCCTGGAAAATCGGTGGCGGTACTAACTGGGGTTGGTATGCTTACGATCCTAAGTTGAACCTGTTCTACTACGGTTCCGGCAACCCAGCACCATGGAACGAAACCATGCGTCCTGGCGATAACAAGTGGACCATGACTATCTGGGGTCGTGACCTCGACACCGGGATGGCGAAATGGGGTTACCAAAAGACACCTCATGACGAGTGGGACTTTGCTGGTGTGAACCAGATGGTGCTGACTGACCAACCGGTTGACGGCAAGATGACACCGCTGCTCAGCCACATTGACCGTAACGGTATCTTGTACACGCTGAACCGTGAAAACGGCAAGCTGATCGTGGCTGAAAAAGTCGACCCAGCCGTGAACGTGTTCAAGAAAGTGGACCTGAAATCAGGCACACCCGTGCGTGATCCAGAGTTTGCAACCCGTATGGACCACAAAGGCACCAACATTTGTCCATCTGCGATGGGCTTCCACAACCAGGGGGTTGACTCTTACGACCCAGAAAGCCGTACCTTGTACGCAGGCCTGAACCACATTTGTATGGACTGGGAGCCGTTCATGCTGCCATACCGTGCCGGTCAGTTCTTCGTCGGTGCAACTCTGGCGATGTACCCTGGCCCGAATGGCCCAACCAAGAAAGAAATGGGTCAGATCCGTGCATTTGACTTGACTACTGGTAAAGCCAAATGGACCAAGTGGGAGAAATTTGCAGCTTGGGGCGGTACTTTGTACACCAAAGGCGGCCTGGTTTGGTACGCAACACTGGATGGTTACCTGAAAGCGTTGGATAACAAAGACGGTAAAGAGCTGTGGAACTTCAAGATGCCATCTGGTGGTATCGGATCTCCAATGACTTACTCCTTCAAGGGTAAACAATACGTCGGCAGCATGTACGGTGTCGGTGGCTGGCCAGGCGTTGGTCTGGTGTTTGACCTGACAGACCCAAGTGCTGGTTTGGGTGCGGTTGGTGCGTTCAAAGAACTGCAAAACCACACACAAATGGGCGGTGGCCTGATGGTGTTCAGCCTGTAA
- the moxJ gene encoding methanol oxidation system protein MoxJ, protein MFPDVKRVRAGWVSACLTLAFSLLALPAVAANALNVCAGKSELPFSNDKQEGFENKIANVIGKAMNLPINYFWWTNPLTLQKDMEAGKCDVLIGTDPNDPRVLTTKPYYRSAYVFITRKDREIDVTSWDHPYLKEKNFRIGVMPDSPGKNMLLQINRFDDMFDYFTEIQNFQSTRNRYIHVEPSRLVNDVANMHLHMAMLWAPEAARYVRASEVPLNMVIVEDTAKKTNGEKIPMHYNVVMGVNKQHPELVDALNRVIDAHGAEITAILKDEGIPLLSLH, encoded by the coding sequence ATGTTTCCTGATGTAAAAAGAGTCCGTGCTGGCTGGGTTAGCGCCTGCCTCACGTTGGCATTCAGTCTGTTGGCGTTGCCTGCCGTGGCTGCAAATGCGCTCAATGTCTGTGCTGGTAAGTCCGAGCTGCCTTTTTCAAATGACAAGCAAGAGGGCTTTGAAAACAAAATTGCAAATGTGATTGGCAAGGCCATGAATCTGCCAATTAACTATTTCTGGTGGACCAATCCACTCACCCTGCAAAAAGACATGGAAGCAGGTAAATGTGATGTGTTGATTGGCACCGATCCGAATGATCCGCGTGTGCTGACGACCAAACCTTACTACCGTTCAGCTTACGTGTTTATCACACGCAAAGACCGTGAAATTGATGTGACCTCCTGGGATCATCCCTACCTCAAAGAGAAAAATTTCCGTATCGGTGTCATGCCGGATAGCCCCGGTAAGAATATGTTGCTGCAAATCAACCGTTTTGACGACATGTTTGACTACTTTACTGAAATCCAGAATTTTCAGTCCACCCGCAACCGTTACATCCACGTCGAGCCGTCACGGCTGGTGAATGATGTGGCCAATATGCACTTGCATATGGCGATGTTGTGGGCGCCAGAAGCTGCGCGTTATGTGCGTGCTTCCGAAGTGCCGTTGAATATGGTGATCGTCGAAGATACCGCCAAAAAAACCAACGGTGAAAAAATCCCCATGCACTACAACGTGGTCATGGGTGTCAACAAGCAGCACCCCGAGCTGGTGGATGCTTTGAATCGTGTCATTGATGCGCATGGCGCAGAGATTACTGCCATCCTCAAGGATGAAGGCATTCCTCTGTTGAGTCTGCATTAA
- the moxG gene encoding cytochrome c(L), periplasmic: MKESQQPHLRRLRQPLTMALGLTGLVMAAFLTVACAKDESAASPSATKAEAPATPATAVHVALKDGPPLEFRGTISGDVLEIAPMDGETFTPEAKHFLATGENPYRSDPEAIKKGYTIFSTACSGCHGHLAEGKLGPALADEYWTYPKNQTDKGIFETIYGGANGMMGPQQGRLQVDEIIHIIAWIRHQEEENLKNGGAATPHG; the protein is encoded by the coding sequence TTGAAAGAATCTCAACAACCGCATTTACGCCGCCTGCGTCAACCGCTGACCATGGCTTTGGGTCTGACGGGTTTGGTCATGGCTGCTTTTCTGACGGTGGCCTGCGCCAAAGATGAATCTGCTGCGAGTCCTTCAGCGACTAAAGCAGAGGCGCCTGCAACACCAGCCACTGCCGTGCATGTCGCGTTGAAAGATGGTCCGCCATTGGAGTTTCGTGGCACGATTTCGGGGGATGTGCTGGAGATCGCACCGATGGACGGTGAGACCTTTACCCCTGAAGCCAAGCATTTTTTAGCCACCGGTGAAAACCCCTACCGATCCGATCCTGAAGCGATCAAAAAAGGCTATACGATTTTCTCAACCGCCTGTTCTGGTTGCCATGGTCACCTGGCTGAGGGCAAGTTAGGTCCGGCGCTGGCAGATGAATACTGGACTTATCCTAAAAATCAAACCGACAAGGGCATCTTTGAAACCATTTATGGTGGGGCGAACGGCATGATGGGGCCACAACAGGGCCGCCTGCAAGTGGATGAGATTATTCATATTATTGCCTGGATTCGTCACCAGGAGGAAGAGAACCTTAAAAACGGTGGTGCGGCAACGCCTCACGGTTAA
- a CDS encoding methanol dehydrogenase [cytochrome c] subunit → MKHVMTLLAVAGVLAVSNQALAYDGQNCKEPGNCWEAKPGYPEKIAGSKYDPKHDPVELNKQEEAIKAMDARNAKRIANAKSSGNFVFDVK, encoded by the coding sequence ATGAAACACGTAATGACATTACTGGCCGTGGCTGGTGTGTTGGCAGTGTCCAATCAGGCTCTGGCTTACGATGGTCAAAATTGTAAAGAGCCAGGTAACTGCTGGGAAGCCAAACCCGGCTATCCGGAAAAAATTGCGGGTTCCAAATACGACCCAAAACATGATCCGGTGGAACTCAACAAACAAGAGGAAGCCATCAAAGCCATGGATGCACGTAATGCAAAACGCATTGCAAACGCCAAATCCAGCGGCAACTTCGTATTTGACGTGAAGTAA
- a CDS encoding MoxR family ATPase, with translation MEKQMDLAAWREGALAFEQALNSVVVGMPEQVRALTIAIFSRGHVLLEGDVGVGKTTLLRAAAQLLGGGYQRIEGAIDLMPSDFLYHAYINEQGQAAVKPGPLLQHEDALSVFFFNEINRARPQAHALFLRLMAERSVNAFNREYHFPHLTVFADRNRLEREETFEIPAAARDRFLMEISVKAPDARELQRALMFDTRFYDVDALVGQLPSGLTPYDQLNALAAQVQSTVRAELALQEYAVELWRVLKDPLAAGISLPEVDMSRLLAGGASPRGMAMLMRSARTRAWLEGRDYLTPDDIRAVWPYVVTHRVFLSGAYALQHERIAPQLLQAVLDKVSAP, from the coding sequence ATGGAAAAACAAATGGATTTGGCCGCATGGCGTGAAGGTGCGCTGGCGTTCGAGCAAGCATTAAACAGTGTGGTTGTTGGCATGCCTGAGCAAGTCAGGGCGCTCACGATTGCGATTTTTTCACGTGGCCACGTGCTGCTGGAAGGCGACGTTGGCGTGGGTAAAACCACGCTGTTACGCGCGGCTGCGCAATTGCTGGGTGGCGGCTATCAGCGCATTGAAGGTGCGATTGACCTCATGCCGAGTGACTTTTTGTACCATGCCTATATCAACGAGCAGGGGCAGGCTGCGGTCAAGCCGGGGCCACTGTTGCAACATGAAGATGCGCTCTCGGTGTTCTTCTTTAACGAAATCAACCGTGCCAGACCACAGGCCCACGCCTTGTTTCTGCGCCTGATGGCTGAGCGCTCGGTCAATGCCTTTAACCGCGAATATCATTTTCCACACCTGACTGTGTTTGCTGACCGTAACCGGCTGGAGCGTGAAGAGACGTTTGAGATCCCTGCGGCGGCACGTGACCGTTTCCTGATGGAAATTTCGGTGAAGGCGCCGGATGCACGTGAGCTGCAACGGGCACTGATGTTTGATACCCGCTTTTATGATGTCGATGCACTGGTCGGCCAGTTGCCGTCAGGCCTCACCCCCTACGATCAACTGAATGCGCTGGCTGCGCAGGTGCAAAGCACCGTGCGTGCAGAGTTGGCCTTGCAGGAGTATGCGGTCGAACTATGGCGCGTGCTCAAGGATCCGCTGGCCGCAGGCATCAGCCTGCCCGAGGTGGATATGAGCCGCTTGCTGGCCGGTGGTGCCAGCCCAAGAGGCATGGCCATGTTGATGCGCAGTGCGCGTACGCGTGCCTGGCTCGAAGGCCGCGATTATCTCACCCCGGATGATATACGTGCCGTATGGCCGTATGTGGTGACGCACCGCGTGTTTTTGAGCGGCGCCTATGCCTTGCAGCATGAGCGGATTGCCCCGCAATTGCTGCAAGCCGTGCTGGATAAAGTCTCTGCGCCCTAA